Within Lolium rigidum isolate FL_2022 chromosome 5, APGP_CSIRO_Lrig_0.1, whole genome shotgun sequence, the genomic segment TGTTGCTAGTAGCCGTCATCAGATGCCACCCAGAAGGAGGCTACGCGAGCGGCGCAGGTGGCACAACAGCAGGACGTGGCGGCGATGATCGAGGAGTGGCGACGAAGACCTGAGGGCAGGCCTCCTTGGGAGCCTGCCTGCGTGCTGTCAACGTGTTGAAGAAGGGACCAGACCTCGGTGAATGTGGGGCGAGGCTGCATCATGGGAATGAAGGATGCCTGCTTGTCGAAGCGATCGCCGAGGCTAGCGACAAGGATCAATCACAGGATCACCGAGTTCGCGGAGCTCGTCGGTGATGGCTTTGAGGCACTGGCAGTACATGTTGATGGAGGCGTCGCCCCGGGCGCTGTTGCGGAGCTTGTTGTTGAGCCTGGTGACATGGGTGTTGACGTTGTCCTGGAAGAGCTGCCAAAGTGGCGACCAGAGAGCCGATGCGGTGTAGGTGTTGCGGAAGACGAGGTTGAAGATCTCGGTGGAGACGCATGTGTAGATCCACTGAATGATGGCGAGCTCGTCTTTGACCCCTTGCAGATCATTGGGGCGAGGCACCTAGTCGGCGGCGACATGACCGCGAAGATGGCAGTGACCTAGATGACTTCAAACAATGACACTAGTGGTAATAATTATGAGCAGCAAGATCTACTGTGAATGGGATAAAATAGGAAACATCAGCAATTGTATCGGTGTAGGAGAGGGTAGAGGGAGGATGAGCTAGAACGGGCGAGGTGGAGgcttgggtggtggtggtggttttggCGGCGGTAACGACGGCGCGCCGCTCGAAGTTGCCGGGCGACAGCGGTTTGGGTGGAGGGGCCATACCCTAGAGATGATCGATATCTCATACCATGTAAGATTGCAATTGTCTCATATAGAGGCCCGACGGCTAACCCTAACTTGAGATACAAGAAATATAAACCGACTACAATATAATCTAACAAACACATAAGCTTGTGTGCTAGCCCAATATCACAATAATGGAAAGGCAACCCAACAACATATGTATGTATATTTGTTGTTTGGCTAAGTTTATCGAATAGTACTCTATGAATCTGTAAAAATTGTCGGATATCATCATTATCATATCTTTTGTTGTAACGGTTGGATATTCTCCAGATAAATATATGCGTCTGCATCTATATCTGTTGTATTTCCAAAATTGAATGCTATATATCCTATTTACATCTACCGGCATGCCTAGGTGGCAATTTCCGTAAAGCAATGGATAAATGCATCCACGGATGCAGAGACTAGAACGACAAAACATTTCTTTTCCGAAAAGAAACAACCCAATCAAAATCTATCGTTTTCCCGTTGGACTAGCTGCACAGCTGTACCTTGAGaagttgatctttcttctcttccaACCCATAAATTTCCTCCCATCTGATGGAACATGTGGTAGCTAGCAAGAATCCAAACAGCAGCACATCCGTGTCATCCTCGGCCACTTGCCCGTCGGTCCAGTCAATCAATACACGTGAGTAAACCAAATTTTCCGTGTCAAACAGTAGCTAGCTAGAGCTATGGAGGAGCAGCACCGGCCGGACGCCGAGGCGCCGTTGCTGGCTGCCGCTGCCACCAAGCCCGATGGCGCCGCGTCCTCGTCGCCGGTGCGGAACAAGTACCCCTTCTTCTGCGCCGTGCTCGCCTCCATGACCTCCGTCCTCATGGGCTACAGTGAGTACACGCGACACGTACACATCCGCAGTTGCCTCCGGCTGCCCGCGAGCTTACTCTGACATTGACGGGCATACGCAGATGTGGCGGTGACGAGCGGGGCGCAGATCTTCATGGCGGAGGACCTCGGTTTGAGCGACACGCAGATCGAGCTGCTCTCCGGCGCCATCAACATCTACTCCCTCGTCGGCGCGCTGTTCGCCGGTTGGACCTCCgaccgcctcggccgccgcctcaccatcgtgCTCACCAACGCCTTCTTCCTCGTCGGACCGCTCATCATGACGCTCGCCAGCGGCTACGCGGCGCTCATGGCGGGCCGCTTCATCGCCGGCATCGGCGTCGGCTACGCGCTCGTCATCGCGCCGGTCTACGCCGCCGAGATCGCGCCCGCCTCCTCCCGCGGCCTCCTCAGCTCCCTTCCCGAGGTCAGCGGAACAGCTCAGTAGTACTACCTCACATGAGTCAATTTCCCTCTCGGGATGTCTTCAGAATTGTTTCCATAATGGTGTTTCTTTCTCTTGTACAaagatcttcatcaacaccggagTGCTGCTGAGCTACGTGTCCAACTTCGCCTTCTCGGCGTTGCCGGCGCACCTGTCGTGGCGGCTCATGTTCGCCGCGGGGGTGGTGCCCACCGTGTTCCTGGCGGCCGGCGTGCTCACCATGCCGGAGTCGCCGCGGTGGCTGGCGATGAAGGGCCGGACGGAAGAGGCGAAGGCCGTGCTCGACCGGACGTCGGACACGCCCGCCGAGGCCGACCAGCGTCTGCTGGAGATCCAGGAGGTCGTCGACACCGACAGcaacggcagcggcggcggcggcgcgtggaaggAGGTGGCGACCAAGGCCGGCGTCCGGCGCGTGCTGGCCACCGTGCTGGCGCTGCAGTTCTTCCAGCAGGCGTCGGGAATCGACTCGGTGGTGCTGTACGGCCCGCGCGTGCTCGCTATGGCCGGGGTCACCTCCAACACCCTCCTCCTGGGCCTCAACGTCCTCTTCGGCGTGGCCAAGGCGGGCTCCATCCTGATCGCCATGGCGCTGGCCGACCGAGTAGGCCGCCGCCCTCTGCTCCTGGTGAGCACCGGCGGCATGACGGCGTCGCTGCTCGTGTTGGGGTCAGTGTTCGCGGTCTTCGCCGGCGCCAAGGACGACGCCGTTGTTGCCGCTGTCGCGGTGGCGGCAGTGGTGGCGTTCGTGTGCACTTTCTCTGTCGGCTTCGGGCCCCTAGCATGGGTGTACAGCTCGGAGATCCTGCCGCTGCGCCTGCGCGGCCAGGGCGCCGGGCTCGGCACTGCCATGAACCGCGTCATGAGCGGCATAGTCACCATGACCTTCATCTCGCTCTACGGGGCGATCACCATGGCCGGCACGTTCTACCTCTACGCAGCCGTCGCAGCCGCCTCGTTCGTCTTCATCTACACCTGCCTGCCGGAGACAAGGGGCCGGAACCTCGAGGACATGGAGCAGCTCTTCCGCACAAAGTGATATACTACGTACATTCAATATTGGGGGTTCTCGACCTTGATGGTTGTGATCAAAGGGTATACACGACATGTCAAAAAAAGGGGGTATACACGGTTGTCGAAATTTTATTCTTTCTCACGGATATTGCAAAAGGCTTTGCTGTTCATCAGGGATCTCCACGGGTAAACTACATGACAAATTTTGGATAGTTTGTATTGCTGCGCAAACAATACAGGCAAATTTTAAGTTGATACAAACTCTTGCAATCTGTAGTACTCCGTATTTTATTTGGGTTACTTCATAAAATATTAGTAAATGATTTTTAACTGTCACTTGATTGAACAAATAGTGGGTTTTCAACTAAACCAGCTGTTTTCATGTAGTTGACTATATGGTCTAGTTGGTTCAATTATTTATCTTAAGTATGGTTATAGTGAGAAGTGACTTAGACTAGTCATCATGagaagtatcatagactagtatcatacatatgatactagtttatgatacaacacctacaatgcatagtatcatggatTAGTATCATAGTTCTATCATATTTAatcttttgtagaatctcaatacaaatatgtgtacatgatgtgtttaccACTAaagtttctagttttacgtgctatgatacggtatctacctatgctaCTGGTCTCACATCTCTCCTCgttaattgatgtgccacatatttttttttacctacataacatgcatgatactacatatgatacttccattgtggctagtcttagacTATACCATGCATGTGTTACTAGTTTATATTATTACATATGGTTTTATGCATTGTGTTAATTATTATGTTATAGAATTATGTTATTTTGGACATAACTAGTTAGCAgctcactctctttatttatttatCATCACGCCATTtcaccaaaacatcttatattatgtgaTATTACTACTTATGTTAATCCCACTGTAAGACTACCGATAATGCAAGCAACTTCAGTAGTAACTTAGAATCCAACTTAGCAATTTGCTTATATGGCAccgagttaatgaggagagaggagaatggagtaacatagctagtaactgtAACATCACATTTTTTAAGACACAATGATTCTAAAAGCTAATTACTTAATTAATAAACACATCTACTCACTCTGTTTCAGTTTATTAGTCCTACACGTACCCTTAGATCGTTAATTTGATCAACTTAACATAAGATACATATTATTAAAAATATACCACTAGAAACTTTAGTTTTTATAATTTCGAATGATATAACTTTTGTCTTATACGATTTAAATTATAGAGATCACATTGACAACCTAGTACATGTGCAGGATTAGTAAATTGAAATAGAGGAAGTATGATACTAACTTAATGTTATTATGCACTATTAAGACGGAAATTCAATCCGGCTCCCGGATATATATGCTAACATATTTTGAATTATtaaaaaatttgataaaaaagtctacatgtacatctccgtaATATACATGTGCCCGTCAAGTTTCGTGAAAAACCGATGatatttgtggtctatgtaaaaaagaaaaaaaaattatcttgtcaacaaccttatttttagcaccgaaatttgttttttgtacacacgccacatgacaagtcgatttcTCATGAAACAACCTTgttagcgcgtagcacatgaagatgtacgtgtgaaCTTTTAGTTCTAATTTTTCTAACATTTAAAAATACGTTTAAGATGCATATCAAAATATACGAAACATATGCTTCCATATGCCAAAACACTACTCCCCTTATGAAGATAGTAACACAAACTAGTGTTATGTGCATGACACTAGTTGAATTTAGTATGCACTATGACTAGGCTAAGTAGCATAATACAGTCCATTAAAATTTAATTAAGTGCGCTTTCTAACAAGGATGCAATCGAGAGTTGTGCATTTGATAAGGATATATAGTTGAGAGCGGTGTCAATAAGAGTGGTGCAGACGTACAGTTGACATAGATGAATTTGGAAGCGGTGCAGTTGACAATTATGTAACTAAGAGCATAACAGAAACTCAATTCGACACATAAGAGCATATGCTGTTGGCAccggaaaaatattttgaaatgtcaaacaaATTCGGAAAAAAAATTCCACACTTACGTATCGACATTATACGTATGTAcatcaaattttgcaaaaaaaccaacattttttatgaattatgtgaaaaagataaaaaaaaaacatcACGTACACTGCTTTTTTTGCattaaaatttatcttttttacgcaCGACActaaaaatgtcggttttccgtGAAACtactttgtgaacgtgtagaacTTCGAGATATACCTATTAAATTTTATGTACGaacttttcaacattttaaaagtgtatttaaaataaaatttaaaaaccaggagcatatgctcccgggtgccaaaacaccactcatgGACAAAGAGTCTTCCAACAATTATATAGGATTCCCCTAAGTATGTTTTATGATtcatatatacttatcattcatgtttcttacaatgctatttactgttatgcatgctttgtagaatgtaagaaaTATCACTTGATATACTTCATATTAATTATTTTCATTCTTTACTGACTGAACCTTGTAATACTTTGCATCATTACATAGAAGCAATGCAATAAACTTCAAactccatgttagttttatcacattTCTGCTCGAGGataagcataggttaagcttaatggtgttgatgcatgtaaaatacatacatgaactttgaactttattgcaacatattaccacatatttgcatcttatataatgttattcccatgttttatgatgttttagaGGATTTGGTAAACAATTCCCTCTCATCCGGTtctaattttgtttggcaaaaaaCGCCTTTTTTTAGTGTTTTTTACTTTACAGGAGCTATGTGACTCGAAAAAAGGTAAGGTCGGGGTCCACACTTTGGAAATTTCGAGACAATAAATTAGCTAAAGTGGGCCACCAGGAGGTCAACAGGATGGGAAAGAGGGCCTGTGGCGCGCCCACCCCCTTTGGGCGTGCCACTAGAGTCCTTTCCCACCTTGAGCGTTCGTTTCAATCTATCGCGAACCGACTTGTTTTGtcataaaaatcactatatatacgaCCCCCAAGGGTTTCGTCGAGGCTACGGCGGCGGAGATAAAAAAACACATAATTCAGAGAGTCAGCCGGCCGTCGTCGGCAGAGATCGGAGTTGGGAAACGTTGccggaatcgcctccggtggactccaccccctctGGTGTGGGCATTGTTGTTGgcgtgttgacacacgtctgttgggaaccccaagaggaaggtgtgatgcgtacagcagcgagttttccctcagtatgaaaccaaagttatcgaaccagtaggagtcaaggaacacgtgaaagttgttggtgacggagtgtagtgcggcgcaacaccagggattccggcgccaacgtggaacctgcacaacacaatcacaatactttgcccaacttaacagtgaggttgtcaatctcactggcttgttgtaaacaaaggattaaacgtatggtgtggaaaatgatgtttgtttgccaagaacggtaaagaacagagtttgcagtagattgtatttcagatgtaaaagaatggaccggggtccacagttcactagtggtgtctctcccataagataaatagtatgttgggtgaataaattacagctgagcaattgacaaatagagagggcataacaatgcacatacatatcacgatgactactatgagatttaatcagggcattacgacaaagtacatagaccgctatccagcatgcatctatgcctaaaaagtccaccttcagattagcatccgcaccccttccagtattaagttgcaaacaacagacaattgcattaagtatggtgcgtaatgtaatcaacacaaatatctttagacaaagcattgatgttttatccctagtggcaacagcacatccacaaccttagaactttctcgtcactgtcccgcattcaatggaggcatgaacccactatcgagcataaatactccctcttggagttacaagtatcaacttggccagagcctctactagcagtggagagcatgcaagaacataaacaacatatatatgatagattgataataaccttgacatagtattcaatattcatcggatcccaacaaacacaacatgtagcattacaaatagatgatcttgatcatgataggcagctcacaagatctaacatgatagcacaatgaggagaagacaaccatctagctactgctatggacccatagtccaggggtgaactactcggacatcaatccggaggcgatcatggtgatgaagagtcctccgggagatgattcccctctccggcgaggtgccggaagcgatctcctgaatcccccgagatgggattggcagcggcggcgtctctggaaggttttccgtatcgtggctctcggtacaggggttttcgcgacgaaggctataagtaggcggaagggcagagtcagagggctgacaaggggcccacaccatagggcggcgcgggcccccctctggccgcgcggcactatggtggcggcgcctcgtcgccccacttcgtatccctttcggtcttctggaagcttcatggaaaaataagaccctgggcgttgatttcgtccaattccgagaatatttcctttgtaggatttctgaaaccaaaaacagcagaaaacaacaactggctcttcggcatctcgtcaataggttagtgccggaaaatgcataataatgacataaagtgtgtataaaacatgtgagtatcatcataaaagtagcatggaacataagaaattatagatacgtttgagaggtatcaagcatccccaagcttagttcctactcgccctcgagtaggtaaacgataacaaggataatttctgaagtgacatgctatcataatcttgatcaatactattgtaaagaatatgagatgaatgcagcgattcgaagcaatcgtAAAGACAatcaataaacaactgaatcatatagcaaagacttttcatgaatagtactttcaagacaggcatcaataagacttgcataagagttaactcataaagcaatagattcttagtagaaagctttgaaacaacacaaaggaagatataagtttcagtggttgctttcaacttcaacatgtatatctcatggataattgtcaacacaaagtaatataacaagtgcaataggtaaacatgtaagaatcaatgaacacagttgacacaagtgtttgcttctaagatagaaagaagtaggtaaactgactcaacaataaagtagaagaaaggcccttcgcagaggaagcatggattactatttttgtgctagagcttttcattttgaaaacatagaaacaattttgtcaacggtagtaataaatcatatgtgttatgtataagacatcctataagttgcaagcctcatgcatagattaccaatagtgcccgcaccttgtcctaattagcttggatttacatggattatcattgcataacatatgtttcaaccaagtgtcgcaaaggggtacctctatgccgcctgtacaaaggtctaaggagaaaaatcgcatttgatttctcgtttttgattattctgaacttagacatccataccgggacaacatagacaacaggtaatggactcctctttaatgcataagcattcaacaacagataatattctcataagagattgaggattgatgtccaaactgaaacttccaccatgattcatggctttagttagtggcccaatgttcttctctaacaatatgcatactcaaaccatttgatcatgataaatcacccttacttcagacaagacgaacatgcatagcaactcacatgatattcaacaaaggtgtaatagttggtggcgtccccagaaacatggttaccgctcaacaagcaacttataagaaataagatacataagctacatattcctcaccacaatagtttttaaggctattttcccatgagctatatattgcaaagacaaaggatagaattttaaaggtagcactcaagtaatttactttggaatggcagagaaataccatgtagtaggtaggtatggtggacacaaatggcatagtttttggctcaaggatttggatgcacgagaagaaatccctctcaatacaaggcttaggctagcaaggtcgtttgaagcaaactcaagtataagccggtacagcaaaacttacataagaacatattgcaagcattataagactctacgctgtctccttgttgttcaaacaccttaacaagaaaatatctagactctagaaagaccaatcatgcaaacaaaattttaacaagctctatgtagttcttcattaataggtgcaaagtacatgatgcaagagcttaaacatgatctatatgagcacaacaattgccaagtatcaaattattcaagacattataccaattaccacatgaagcattttctgtttccaaccataataatgatgaacgaagtagtttcaaccttcgccatgaacattaaaagtaaagctaagaacacatgtgttcatatgcaaaagcggagcgtgtctctctcccacacaaggaatgctaggatccgattttattcaaacaaaaacaaaaacaaaaacaaacagacgctccaagtaaagcacataagatgtgacagaataaaaatatagtttcactagaggtgacctcgataagttgtcgatgaagaagggatgccttgggcatccctaagcttagatgcttgagtcttcttaaaatatgcagggatgaaccacgggggcatccccaagcttagacttttcactcttcttgatcatattgtattatcctcctctcttgacccttgaaaacttcctccacaccaaactcaaa encodes:
- the LOC124652855 gene encoding polyol transporter 5-like; translation: MEEQHRPDAEAPLLAAAATKPDGAASSSPVRNKYPFFCAVLASMTSVLMGYNVAVTSGAQIFMAEDLGLSDTQIELLSGAINIYSLVGALFAGWTSDRLGRRLTIVLTNAFFLVGPLIMTLASGYAALMAGRFIAGIGVGYALVIAPVYAAEIAPASSRGLLSSLPEIFINTGVLLSYVSNFAFSALPAHLSWRLMFAAGVVPTVFLAAGVLTMPESPRWLAMKGRTEEAKAVLDRTSDTPAEADQRLLEIQEVVDTDSNGSGGGGAWKEVATKAGVRRVLATVLALQFFQQASGIDSVVLYGPRVLAMAGVTSNTLLLGLNVLFGVAKAGSILIAMALADRVGRRPLLLVSTGGMTASLLVLGSVFAVFAGAKDDAVVAAVAVAAVVAFVCTFSVGFGPLAWVYSSEILPLRLRGQGAGLGTAMNRVMSGIVTMTFISLYGAITMAGTFYLYAAVAAASFVFIYTCLPETRGRNLEDMEQLFRTK